One stretch of Sphingobacteriaceae bacterium DNA includes these proteins:
- the nrdR gene encoding transcriptional regulator NrdR, whose amino-acid sequence MRCPVCRHPDSRVLDSRPTEEGAVIRRRRECTAPDCRERWTTYEKMEVTPLWVVKKDGRREMFDRDKILNGLLIAAEKRPVALEALQDLAADVERELRSRFEREVDSRLIGELVMERLRHVDEVAYVRFASVYRQFRDLETFRRELEKLLSNS is encoded by the coding sequence GTGCGCTGTCCCGTTTGCCGCCACCCCGACAGCCGGGTGCTGGATTCCCGCCCGACGGAAGAAGGGGCGGTCATCCGCCGCCGCCGGGAGTGCACGGCACCCGATTGCCGGGAGCGGTGGACCACCTACGAAAAGATGGAGGTCACTCCCCTGTGGGTCGTGAAGAAGGACGGCCGCCGGGAAATGTTCGACCGGGACAAGATCCTGAACGGCCTCCTCATCGCCGCCGAAAAGCGGCCCGTGGCCTTGGAGGCCCTGCAGGATCTGGCCGCCGATGTGGAGCGGGAATTGCGCAGCCGTTTCGAGCGGGAAGTGGACAGCCGGCTTATCGGCGAGCTGGTCATGGAGCGCCTCCGCCACGTGGATGAAGTGGCGTATGTGCGGTTCGCCTCGGTGTACCGGCAGTTCCGCGACTTGGAGACCTTCCGCCGGGAATTGGAGAAATTGCTGTCCAACAGCTAG
- a CDS encoding adenosylcobalamin-dependent ribonucleoside-diphosphate reductase yields the protein MELEGIRRDVFLDRYSMKDPDTGEPVETSPAQMWDRVARAIAAEEKPEDREYWEGRFRKALQDFKFVPGGRILAGAGTGHGVTFYNCMPPDQEVLTPEGYRPIGLLRVGDQVITHRGRPRTITHVFSRETEETVYHIRAAKLGFDDLRLTGEHPVLALRAEWVDKQGGRGGITVRREPEWIPARELRVGDYVAAGYRACTNDNFHYEVDMDDYIRRPSGADDDGGPAGETRGKTSLATKVKVDEDFMLLVGHYLGGGSLVHRPDGQGPAGIQFTIPDRQIQWAGQVARIIEEKFGVQPVQWLVDEQRAVKVAAFSETLGQFFSAYCGGRFKPGRIPQDLYTLPNHLTMALLRGLFRSAGSASVQGRQKTIGLRLADRELAVQAHQLLLKNGYFFSISETAGVGRGGCRLTAGPGEAALLFEDFFGKTVSTLGHNRKHYFEYGGHKWVRIRAIEEEHYTGTVFDLEVEEDHSFVSAGIVVSNCYVIPSPEDSRKGILDNVALMVEIMSRGGGVGVNLSSLRPRGTFVKGVNGTASGPVSWAEVYSTATGSVIQGGSRRGALMLMLDDDHPDVEEFINVKRDLSKITNANLSVCVSDRFMEAVKQDADWELKWGGKVYKTIRARDLWDSICQAAWASGEPGVVFMERYQKWSNTWYCEEIRCVNPCGEQGLGPWGVCNLGAINLAAFVHDGQVDWEGLKETTRIATRFLDNVIEATEYFFPENEQVQRFGIRRTGLGTMGLADALIKLGIRYGSQEAIELTERFFRTMRDEAYRTSALLAAEKGPAPAFDREKYMQGVFIRRLPQDIQNLIQQHGIRNLVLLTQAPTGTTSLLAGVTSGIEPVFAFSFVRKDRTGTHVVYHDLYKEWREANPGAEPPDYFVTADQLTPQEHVRMQAAVQKYVDSSISKTVNAPRDHTVEEVKTLYTLAYELGCKGVTYFRDGCRDAVLTKLEDDEPKEAAGEEKAAQGAAAGAAAAPVGVNAGTGDGPLRVNGTWGQIRPIPRPAQLRGVTMRRETPLGNLYLTLNTYHGRPFEMFAQIGKAGSDVTAFTEAIARLVSLAFRCGVDPKEVIDQLSAIGGSRTVGFGIHRVRSVPDAMAIALSEYLAGGGPADGEGQTSLFTDGAGETAGREGDQGAAAGDRGAVATAAQGGGQAPGQANAQGQANANAAGPAVGMEMEEIIGGNGHGPTASFNLCPDCGSYAFVYQEGCATCLACGHSEC from the coding sequence TTGGAGCTTGAAGGCATTCGCCGGGATGTTTTCCTGGACCGGTACAGCATGAAGGATCCCGATACGGGGGAGCCGGTGGAGACGTCGCCGGCGCAGATGTGGGACCGGGTGGCCCGGGCCATTGCGGCGGAGGAGAAGCCTGAAGACCGGGAGTACTGGGAAGGCCGGTTCCGCAAGGCCCTGCAGGATTTCAAGTTTGTGCCGGGCGGCCGCATCCTGGCCGGCGCCGGCACGGGCCATGGGGTGACTTTTTACAATTGCATGCCCCCTGATCAAGAAGTTTTGACGCCGGAAGGCTATCGTCCCATCGGCCTGCTGCGGGTGGGGGACCAGGTCATCACCCACCGGGGGCGTCCCCGGACCATCACCCATGTTTTCAGCCGGGAGACGGAGGAGACGGTCTACCACATCCGGGCCGCCAAGCTGGGCTTCGATGATCTGCGGCTGACGGGGGAGCACCCGGTTCTGGCCCTCCGGGCCGAGTGGGTGGACAAGCAGGGCGGCCGGGGCGGCATCACCGTGCGCCGGGAGCCCGAATGGATTCCCGCCCGGGAACTGCGGGTGGGCGATTACGTGGCCGCGGGCTACCGGGCGTGCACCAACGACAATTTCCACTACGAAGTGGATATGGACGACTACATCCGCCGGCCCTCCGGCGCCGATGACGACGGCGGGCCCGCCGGCGAGACCCGGGGGAAGACCAGCCTGGCCACCAAGGTCAAGGTGGACGAGGACTTCATGCTCCTGGTGGGCCATTACCTGGGCGGCGGCTCCCTGGTGCACCGCCCCGACGGCCAAGGCCCCGCCGGCATCCAGTTCACCATCCCGGACCGGCAGATTCAATGGGCCGGCCAGGTGGCCCGGATCATCGAAGAGAAGTTCGGCGTCCAGCCGGTGCAGTGGTTGGTGGATGAGCAGCGGGCCGTGAAGGTAGCGGCTTTTTCCGAGACCTTGGGGCAGTTTTTCAGTGCCTATTGCGGCGGCCGCTTCAAGCCCGGCCGGATTCCCCAGGATCTGTACACCCTGCCCAACCACCTGACCATGGCCCTGCTCCGGGGGCTGTTCCGCAGCGCCGGCTCCGCTTCAGTGCAGGGCCGCCAGAAGACCATCGGGCTCCGGCTGGCCGACCGGGAGCTGGCGGTGCAGGCCCACCAGCTGCTGCTGAAAAACGGCTATTTCTTCTCCATTTCCGAAACCGCCGGCGTCGGCCGGGGCGGCTGCCGCCTCACCGCCGGGCCCGGCGAGGCCGCCCTGCTGTTTGAAGATTTCTTCGGTAAGACCGTCAGCACCCTGGGGCACAACCGGAAGCATTACTTCGAGTACGGCGGCCACAAGTGGGTGCGCATCCGGGCCATCGAAGAGGAGCACTACACCGGCACCGTCTTCGACCTGGAGGTGGAGGAGGACCACTCCTTCGTCAGCGCCGGCATCGTCGTCTCCAACTGCTACGTCATCCCCAGCCCTGAGGATTCCCGCAAGGGCATTCTGGACAACGTGGCCCTCATGGTGGAGATCATGTCCCGGGGCGGCGGCGTGGGCGTCAACCTGTCCAGCCTGCGGCCCAGGGGCACCTTCGTCAAAGGGGTCAACGGCACGGCCAGCGGCCCCGTCTCCTGGGCCGAGGTTTACAGCACCGCCACGGGCAGCGTCATCCAGGGAGGCAGCCGGCGGGGCGCCCTGATGCTCATGCTGGACGACGACCACCCCGACGTGGAAGAGTTCATCAACGTAAAGCGGGACCTGTCCAAGATCACCAACGCCAACCTGTCGGTGTGCGTGTCCGACCGGTTCATGGAGGCGGTGAAGCAGGACGCCGACTGGGAGCTGAAGTGGGGTGGCAAGGTCTACAAGACCATCCGCGCCCGGGATCTTTGGGATTCCATCTGCCAGGCGGCCTGGGCCTCGGGGGAGCCGGGCGTGGTGTTCATGGAGCGCTACCAGAAGTGGTCCAACACCTGGTACTGCGAGGAAATCCGCTGCGTGAACCCGTGCGGCGAGCAGGGGCTGGGCCCGTGGGGCGTGTGCAACCTGGGGGCCATCAACCTGGCTGCCTTCGTCCACGACGGGCAGGTGGACTGGGAAGGGCTCAAGGAGACCACCCGCATCGCCACCCGCTTCCTGGACAACGTCATCGAGGCCACCGAGTACTTCTTCCCCGAGAACGAACAGGTGCAGCGGTTCGGCATCCGGCGGACGGGCCTGGGCACCATGGGCCTGGCCGATGCCTTGATTAAGCTGGGCATCCGCTACGGCAGCCAGGAGGCCATCGAGCTGACGGAGCGGTTTTTCCGCACCATGCGGGACGAGGCCTACCGCACCTCGGCCCTCCTGGCAGCGGAGAAGGGCCCGGCGCCGGCCTTCGACCGGGAGAAGTACATGCAGGGCGTCTTCATCCGCAGGCTGCCCCAGGACATTCAAAACTTGATCCAGCAGCACGGCATCCGGAACCTGGTCCTGCTGACCCAGGCGCCCACGGGCACCACCAGCCTGCTGGCCGGGGTGACGTCGGGCATCGAGCCGGTGTTTGCCTTCTCCTTCGTGCGGAAGGACCGGACGGGCACCCACGTGGTCTACCACGACCTGTACAAGGAGTGGCGGGAGGCCAATCCGGGGGCGGAGCCGCCCGACTACTTCGTCACCGCCGACCAGCTGACGCCCCAGGAGCACGTGCGCATGCAGGCGGCGGTGCAGAAGTACGTGGACAGCTCCATCAGCAAGACCGTCAACGCTCCCCGGGACCACACCGTGGAGGAAGTGAAGACCCTGTACACCCTGGCTTACGAGCTGGGGTGCAAGGGCGTCACCTACTTCCGGGACGGCTGCCGGGACGCCGTCTTGACCAAGCTGGAGGACGACGAGCCCAAGGAGGCGGCCGGGGAGGAGAAGGCGGCCCAGGGGGCGGCGGCGGGAGCGGCCGCGGCGCCTGTCGGGGTCAACGCCGGCACCGGCGACGGCCCGCTGCGGGTCAACGGCACCTGGGGCCAGATCCGGCCCATTCCCCGCCCGGCCCAGCTCCGGGGGGTCACCATGCGCCGGGAGACGCCCCTGGGCAACTTGTACCTGACCTTGAACACGTACCACGGCCGGCCCTTCGAGATGTTCGCCCAGATCGGCAAGGCGGGCAGCGATGTGACGGCCTTCACCGAGGCCATCGCCCGGCTGGTTTCCCTGGCTTTCCGCTGCGGGGTGGACCCGAAGGAGGTCATCGACCAGTTGTCGGCCATCGGAGGCAGCCGGACCGTAGGCTTCGGCATCCACCGGGTGCGCTCGGTGCCCGACGCCATGGCCATCGCCTTGTCCGAGTACCTGGCGGGGGGCGGGCCTGCCGACGGTGAAGGCCAGACGAGCCTGTTCACCGACGGCGCCGGCGAAACCGCCGGGCGGGAAGGCGACCAGGGTGCCGCCGCCGGCGACCGGGGCGCCGTGGCCACTGCCGCCCAGGGCGGCGGCCAAGCCCCGGGGCAGGCCAACGCCCAGGGCCAGGCCAATGCCAATGCGGCAGGGCCGGCTGTGGGCATGGAGATGGAAGAAATCATCGGCGGCAACGGCCACGGCCCGACGGCCAGCTTCAACCTGTGCCCCGATTGCGGCTCTTACGCCTTCGTCTACCAGGAAGGCTGCGCCACCTGCCTGGCCTGCGGCCACTCGGAGTGCTAG
- a CDS encoding ATP-binding cassette domain-containing protein, which yields MIVIKDVKKRFGETVALAGIDLHVERGEIFSLLGPNGAGKTTLLRILTTLLRPDQGEARVAGFSVITEPDEVRRRIGVTFQEHALDPNLTGREVLLDSGALHGLSRARVLQRMDDLAAIINMDEALDRRVKTYSGGMKRRLELARALLPEPEILFLDEPTQGLDPQNRRALWDHLEGLSRDVGITIFLTTHYMEEAEHLSHRVAIMDHGRILALGQPKELAAGIGDVIYLRGEGEGNAAAQALSGASFVRWVEQGDDGLLRVAVTDGGRDLVDTITTVAGTGYEIRDVEIRRPSLDEVFLRLTGRGLRD from the coding sequence ATGATTGTCATTAAAGATGTAAAGAAGCGGTTCGGGGAGACGGTGGCCCTGGCGGGCATCGACCTGCATGTGGAGCGGGGCGAGATTTTCAGCCTGCTGGGCCCCAACGGCGCCGGCAAGACCACTTTGCTGCGGATCCTGACGACCTTGCTGCGGCCCGACCAGGGGGAAGCCCGGGTGGCGGGCTTCAGCGTCATCACCGAGCCCGACGAAGTGAGGCGGCGCATCGGCGTCACCTTCCAAGAACATGCCTTGGACCCCAACCTCACCGGCCGGGAAGTGCTGCTGGACTCGGGCGCCCTCCACGGCTTGAGCCGGGCGCGGGTGCTCCAGCGCATGGACGACCTGGCCGCCATCATCAACATGGACGAAGCCCTGGACCGCCGGGTGAAAACTTATTCCGGCGGCATGAAGCGGCGTCTGGAACTGGCCCGGGCCCTCCTGCCCGAGCCGGAGATTTTGTTTTTGGACGAGCCCACCCAAGGCCTGGATCCCCAGAACCGGCGGGCCCTATGGGACCACCTGGAGGGGCTGAGCCGGGACGTGGGCATTACCATCTTTTTGACCACCCACTACATGGAGGAGGCGGAGCACCTGTCGCACCGGGTGGCCATCATGGACCACGGCCGCATCCTGGCCCTGGGGCAGCCCAAGGAACTGGCCGCCGGCATCGGCGACGTCATCTACCTGCGGGGCGAGGGGGAGGGCAACGCCGCCGCCCAGGCCTTGTCGGGGGCTTCGTTTGTCCGCTGGGTGGAGCAGGGGGACGACGGGCTCCTGCGGGTGGCGGTGACCGACGGCGGCCGCGACCTGGTGGACACCATCACCACCGTGGCCGGCACCGGCTATGAAATCCGCGATGTGGAAATCCGGCGGCCGAGCCTGGATGAAGTGTTTCTCCGCCTTACGGGAAGGGGGCTGCGGGACTAG
- a CDS encoding ABC transporter permease: protein MLWKRQMRKFFRGHMEMVAALLFPLTIMLFFGVMMRRFLAGTDLLGGADYLGYITPGIVALTGVTASMLAGTSVLNDRMRGVMQEYLVAPIPRASITAAVMASGVTRAVIQAVVLVAVALLLGATIESFGGLLVGAAAYILFCAGFTGFAVAGAARAGSMEAYHGIMLLLNVPLLFLSNALYPMDAMPTLLRVVAWLNPATYAVSAMRHAFPPASPWHPFIDGAVLAAFALVGLWTGVRALREVTEL, encoded by the coding sequence GTGTTGTGGAAACGGCAAATGCGCAAATTCTTCCGCGGCCATATGGAAATGGTGGCGGCCCTGCTCTTTCCCCTGACCATCATGCTTTTCTTCGGCGTCATGATGCGCCGGTTCCTGGCCGGCACCGACCTGCTGGGCGGGGCCGACTACTTGGGGTACATTACGCCGGGCATCGTGGCCCTGACGGGGGTGACGGCCAGCATGCTGGCGGGCACCTCGGTCCTTAACGATCGGATGCGGGGGGTCATGCAGGAGTACCTGGTGGCGCCCATCCCCCGGGCCAGCATTACCGCCGCCGTCATGGCGTCGGGGGTGACCCGGGCCGTCATTCAAGCCGTGGTGCTGGTGGCCGTGGCCCTGCTGCTGGGGGCGACCATCGAGAGCTTCGGGGGGCTGCTGGTGGGAGCAGCGGCCTACATTCTTTTTTGTGCCGGCTTCACCGGGTTCGCCGTGGCCGGCGCCGCCCGGGCCGGCAGCATGGAGGCTTACCACGGCATCATGCTGCTGCTGAACGTGCCCCTGCTGTTTCTCAGCAACGCCTTGTATCCCATGGATGCCATGCCCACTCTCCTGCGGGTGGTGGCCTGGCTGAACCCGGCCACCTATGCCGTCAGCGCCATGCGCCACGCCTTCCCGCCGGCTTCGCCGTGGCACCCCTTCATCGACGGCGCCGTCCTGGCCGCCTTCGCCCTGGTGGGCCTGTGGACCGGCGTCCGGGCCCTGCGGGAGGTAACGGAGCTGTAG
- a CDS encoding heme o synthase — MKAEVGVAPGSVAGTIRDYVALTKPRIIVLLLITTWAAMLVAARQAPPAGLTLLTMLGGALSAGSANTLNMYLERDRDQLMDRTRNRPLPSGRLAPVNALVFGIVLGVLSFVILAVGVNLVAALLATAGLLSYVFMYTWWLKPRSVHNTLAGGIAGAMPPLVGWAAITGRVDLAAVFLFAIVFFWELPHTWALATLRLDDYARAGFPMMPVVAGLPSTRRQSMFYSIIMVASSLGLYFTGTLGWLYLAAAVLLGGGFLYSAWRYLRDEGMGAAKLLFRYSTLYLAFLFFAMVVDAVLPTT; from the coding sequence TTGAAGGCGGAAGTTGGCGTCGCCCCCGGCTCCGTTGCAGGCACCATCCGCGACTACGTGGCCCTGACCAAGCCACGCATCATCGTCCTGCTGCTGATCACCACGTGGGCCGCCATGCTGGTGGCTGCCCGCCAGGCGCCGCCTGCCGGGCTCACCTTGCTGACCATGCTGGGCGGCGCCCTGTCGGCCGGGTCGGCCAACACCTTGAACATGTACTTGGAGCGGGATCGGGACCAACTGATGGACCGGACCCGCAACCGTCCCCTGCCCTCGGGGCGGCTGGCGCCCGTCAACGCCCTGGTCTTCGGCATAGTCCTGGGCGTTCTTTCATTTGTAATCCTGGCCGTGGGGGTCAACCTGGTGGCAGCCTTGCTGGCCACCGCCGGTCTCTTGTCGTACGTCTTCATGTATACGTGGTGGCTGAAGCCCCGATCCGTCCACAACACCCTGGCCGGCGGCATCGCCGGGGCCATGCCGCCCCTGGTAGGCTGGGCGGCCATCACCGGGCGGGTCGATCTGGCCGCCGTCTTCCTCTTCGCCATCGTCTTCTTTTGGGAACTGCCCCATACGTGGGCCCTGGCCACCCTGCGCCTGGACGACTACGCCCGGGCAGGCTTCCCCATGATGCCGGTAGTGGCGGGGCTGCCCAGCACCCGGCGCCAGTCCATGTTCTACTCCATCATCATGGTGGCCTCCAGCCTGGGCTTGTACTTCACCGGCACCTTGGGCTGGCTCTACTTGGCGGCGGCCGTGCTGCTGGGGGGCGGCTTCCTCTACAGCGCCTGGCGCTACCTGCGGGACGAGGGGATGGGCGCTGCCAAGCTGCTGTTCCGCTACTCCACCCTGTACCTGGCCTTCCTTTTCTTCGCCATGGTGGTAGACGCCGTCTTGCCCACCACGTGA
- a CDS encoding small, acid-soluble spore protein, alpha/beta type: MARPPVVVRRRQRPRWQVPPSLPSRPDPLYPLKIKIVLDLGLLEKVRREGWGGLTSAESGRVGGLMTKRLKGARQALRLRPGPARGMAGDAVNDMRAQTK; encoded by the coding sequence GTGGCCAGACCGCCGGTGGTGGTGCGGCGCCGGCAGCGTCCCCGGTGGCAGGTGCCGCCGTCGCTGCCCAGCAGGCCCGATCCCCTGTACCCGTTGAAAATCAAGATCGTGCTGGACTTGGGGCTGCTGGAAAAGGTGCGCCGGGAAGGATGGGGCGGCCTCACCTCGGCGGAGTCGGGCCGGGTCGGCGGTCTGATGACCAAGCGGCTCAAGGGAGCCAGGCAGGCCTTGCGCCTTCGGCCGGGCCCTGCCAGGGGGATGGCCGGGGATGCGGTGAATGATATGCGGGCTCAAACCAAGTAA
- a CDS encoding MBL fold metallo-hydrolase, which translates to MGLSLTVLGRSGPYPEAGGACSGYLVTAGGTRVLVDCGNGITGNLLQRCSLAELDAIVLSHLHPDHVSDLYVMRYGFHYQLMTGVRTKGPIPVYAPREPAGEFARLAYPDSLDVRGYWLEAGTFTVDPGTAGDGVTGGAGGSDSHLVIGDLRFTFAPTRHAIPCFAMAIEAGGRRLVYSADTGLSPEVEELARGAHLFLCEANMVKGQEEAAARVGHLTGEQAARMAADAGVERLVLTHLLPDTPPQRVYEEARAVFPGSLDLATVLHTYEV; encoded by the coding sequence GTGGGTTTGAGCCTGACGGTATTGGGGCGTTCGGGGCCGTATCCGGAAGCCGGCGGCGCCTGCTCCGGCTACCTGGTCACAGCGGGCGGCACCCGGGTCTTGGTGGACTGCGGCAACGGCATCACGGGCAACCTGCTCCAACGATGCTCCCTGGCGGAACTGGACGCCATCGTTCTTTCCCACCTGCACCCCGATCATGTAAGCGACCTGTACGTCATGCGCTACGGCTTCCACTACCAACTGATGACGGGCGTCAGAACCAAGGGCCCCATTCCCGTCTACGCCCCCCGGGAACCGGCCGGGGAGTTCGCCCGGCTGGCCTATCCCGACTCCCTGGATGTTCGCGGCTACTGGCTGGAAGCCGGGACCTTCACCGTTGACCCGGGCACCGCGGGTGATGGGGTGACCGGCGGGGCCGGCGGCAGCGACAGCCATCTGGTCATCGGCGACCTGCGCTTCACCTTTGCCCCCACCCGCCATGCCATCCCTTGCTTTGCCATGGCCATCGAAGCGGGGGGCCGGCGGCTGGTGTACTCCGCCGACACGGGCCTGAGCCCTGAGGTGGAGGAACTGGCCCGGGGCGCCCACCTGTTTTTGTGCGAAGCCAACATGGTCAAGGGGCAGGAGGAAGCGGCCGCCCGGGTGGGCCACCTGACGGGCGAGCAGGCCGCCCGCATGGCGGCGGACGCCGGGGTGGAGCGCCTGGTGCTCACCCACCTCCTGCCGGACACGCCGCCCCAGCGGGTTTACGAGGAAGCCAGGGCGGTGTTCCCCGGGTCCCTCGACCTGGCGACGGTGCTGCATACTTATGAAGTTTGA
- a CDS encoding pyridoxal phosphate-dependent aminotransferase yields MNNDALAPSQRVRQIQPSPTLRVDTRAKELKAEGVDIISLGAGEPDYPAPLHVKEAAIKAVHDDISHYTAVNGFPELRRAIAAKLERDNNLKYSPDEILVSVGGKHALYNAFMALVNPGDEVIIPAPYWVSYPEQVRLAEGVPVFVETDPAAGFRLDPQALADAVTPRTKGLVLNSPNNPTGAVYSPEDLEAIAEVARAHDLWVISDEIYERLIYDGLQQVSIATFPGMWERTIVINGFSKAYALTGWRLGYAAGPQPIIKAMATLQGHVTSNAASLVQAAGIAALEGPQEPIDAMVADYAGRRQLVLSKLASMPGITCQRPGGAFYVFPDVSGLMGKTLAGRTIDSSNTLAEILLEEARVAVVPGEGFGAPGYIRISYATSREELTEALGRIAAALARIE; encoded by the coding sequence ATGAATAACGACGCCCTTGCTCCATCTCAGCGGGTCAGGCAGATTCAACCCTCTCCCACCTTGCGGGTCGACACCCGGGCCAAGGAACTGAAGGCCGAAGGCGTGGACATCATCAGCCTGGGAGCGGGCGAGCCCGACTACCCGGCGCCCCTCCACGTCAAGGAGGCGGCCATCAAGGCCGTCCACGACGACATCAGCCATTACACCGCCGTCAACGGCTTCCCGGAATTGCGGCGGGCCATCGCCGCCAAGCTGGAGCGGGACAACAACCTGAAGTACAGCCCCGACGAGATCCTGGTCAGCGTAGGGGGCAAGCACGCCCTTTACAACGCCTTCATGGCTTTGGTGAACCCCGGGGATGAAGTGATCATCCCGGCGCCTTACTGGGTTTCCTATCCGGAGCAGGTGCGCCTGGCGGAGGGGGTGCCGGTCTTTGTCGAAACCGACCCGGCGGCGGGCTTCCGCCTGGATCCCCAGGCCCTGGCCGACGCCGTCACTCCCCGGACCAAGGGCCTGGTCCTCAACAGCCCCAACAACCCTACCGGCGCCGTGTACAGCCCCGAAGACCTGGAGGCCATCGCCGAGGTGGCCAGGGCCCACGACTTGTGGGTGATCAGCGATGAGATTTACGAGCGGCTCATTTACGACGGCCTGCAGCAGGTGAGCATCGCCACCTTCCCCGGCATGTGGGAGCGCACCATCGTCATCAACGGCTTCAGCAAGGCCTATGCCCTGACGGGCTGGCGCCTGGGCTACGCCGCCGGGCCCCAACCCATCATCAAGGCCATGGCGACCCTCCAGGGCCATGTGACTTCCAACGCCGCCTCCTTGGTGCAGGCCGCCGGCATCGCCGCCCTGGAAGGGCCCCAGGAGCCCATCGACGCCATGGTGGCCGACTACGCCGGGCGCCGGCAGCTGGTGTTGAGCAAGCTGGCGTCCATGCCCGGCATCACCTGCCAGCGGCCGGGCGGGGCCTTCTACGTCTTCCCCGACGTATCGGGCTTGATGGGCAAGACCCTGGCCGGCAGGACCATCGACTCTTCCAACACCTTGGCGGAAATCCTGCTGGAAGAAGCCCGGGTGGCGGTAGTGCCGGGAGAAGGGTTCGGCGCGCCCGGCTACATCCGCATTTCCTACGCCACATCCCGGGAGGAGTTGACGGAGGCTCTGGGACGCATAGCCGCCGCCCTGGCACGGATAGAATAG
- the murD gene encoding UDP-N-acetylmuramoyl-L-alanine--D-glutamate ligase: MRYLGIPLRGARAAVVGIGVENTPLVEFLARHGAQVTACDGKEADALEAYRRLGSLPVHWSLGPGYLEPLVREAFDFVFLTPGLIKDRPEIKAAKARGARITGQVDLFLSLCPAPVIGITGSSGKSTTTSLLGDILAAGGAPVHVGGNIGRVLLPDLPAIEAGHQVVLELSSFQLELVHRSPQTAVLLNIRPNHLDIHGSFEAYREAKANIARHQGPDDFFVFAAHEPEAAAVAGQTPARLVAFGPEPPVPPPDAPADHWSRRLHGWAAVVDGQIVFQRGGEREVIMPVAEVPLMGRHNLANVLAAVAVGRLRGIDPAAMAGAITAFRPLEHRLEPVVTWRGVEFYNDSVATAPDRTAAALAAFDRPIVLLAGGYDKGIPFNGLGRHILARPVRAVVLLGDTAGAIAEAIAAAARAAGKEAPPVLMAGDLAEAVRLGAEAARPGDVVLFSPACSSYDMFPSFAVRGRRFKEEVKKLAAS; this comes from the coding sequence GTGCGCTACTTGGGGATCCCCCTGCGGGGCGCCCGGGCGGCCGTGGTCGGGATAGGGGTGGAGAACACACCTCTGGTGGAATTCCTCGCCCGGCACGGCGCCCAGGTGACGGCCTGCGACGGCAAGGAGGCCGATGCCCTGGAGGCCTACCGGCGCCTGGGCTCCCTGCCGGTGCACTGGTCCCTGGGCCCCGGCTACTTGGAGCCTTTGGTCCGGGAAGCCTTTGACTTCGTGTTCCTCACCCCGGGCTTGATCAAGGACCGGCCTGAAATCAAGGCAGCCAAGGCCCGGGGCGCCCGCATCACCGGCCAGGTGGACCTGTTTCTCAGCCTGTGCCCCGCCCCTGTAATCGGCATCACCGGCAGCTCCGGCAAGAGCACCACCACCAGCCTCCTGGGGGACATCCTGGCCGCCGGGGGAGCGCCGGTCCATGTGGGCGGCAACATCGGCCGGGTGCTGCTGCCCGACTTGCCCGCCATCGAGGCGGGCCACCAGGTGGTGCTGGAACTGTCCAGCTTCCAACTGGAATTGGTGCACCGCAGCCCCCAGACGGCGGTGCTCCTGAACATCCGGCCCAACCACTTGGACATCCACGGTTCCTTTGAGGCCTACCGGGAGGCCAAGGCCAACATAGCCCGGCACCAGGGGCCCGACGACTTCTTCGTCTTTGCCGCCCACGAGCCCGAAGCTGCGGCGGTGGCGGGCCAAACCCCGGCCCGCCTGGTGGCCTTCGGCCCCGAACCGCCCGTGCCGCCGCCGGATGCGCCGGCGGATCATTGGTCCCGCCGGCTCCACGGCTGGGCCGCCGTGGTGGACGGCCAGATCGTCTTCCAGCGGGGCGGGGAGCGGGAAGTCATCATGCCGGTGGCGGAGGTGCCGCTGATGGGCCGGCACAACCTGGCCAACGTCCTGGCCGCGGTGGCCGTAGGCCGCCTGCGGGGGATCGACCCCGCGGCCATGGCCGGAGCCATTACCGCCTTCCGCCCCTTGGAGCACCGGCTGGAGCCCGTCGTCACCTGGCGGGGCGTGGAGTTTTACAACGACTCGGTGGCCACCGCCCCCGACCGGACCGCCGCCGCCCTGGCGGCTTTCGACCGGCCCATCGTCCTGCTGGCGGGGGGCTACGACAAGGGCATACCCTTCAACGGGCTGGGCCGCCACATCTTGGCGCGGCCCGTGCGGGCCGTGGTGCTGCTGGGCGATACCGCCGGGGCCATCGCCGAGGCCATCGCCGCCGCCGCCCGGGCCGCAGGCAAGGAGGCGCCGCCCGTATTGATGGCGGGTGACTTGGCCGAGGCCGTCCGCCTGGGGGCCGAAGCCGCCCGGCCCGGGGATGTGGTCCTCTTCTCCCCGGCCTGCTCCAGCTACGACATGTTCCCCAGCTTCGCCGTCCGGGGACGGCGGTTCAAGGAAGAAGTGAAGAAGCTGGCCGCTTCCTAG